One part of the Ailuropoda melanoleuca isolate Jingjing chromosome 6, ASM200744v2, whole genome shotgun sequence genome encodes these proteins:
- the IFIT2 gene encoding interferon-induced protein with tetratricopeptide repeats 2 isoform X1 produces MPFRTAEKRSAIMSDSTRTALESCLRQLKCHFTWNLVERGQSLAEFEDEVCNPAQYQNHEFRATVFNLRAYIEHRRGRGEAALEHLRRAEALIQREHAEQAGTRSLVTWGNYAWVYYHLGRLADAQRYVDKVRRVCEKFRSPYRMESAELDFEEGWARLQCGGRHSERAKVCFEKALEKEPKNPEFASGLAVASYRLDTRPQPQNPVDPLRRAIRLNPDNQYAKVLLALKLQKLKEEGEGDRLVEEALKGAPCASDVLCGAAELYQRKGALDKAAELLTKALEGTPNDAYLHWNIGCLYRTKVFEMLQDVGKNETGKRERLQEAIGQAVHHLKRAEEAGVNLPCVFSYLACLYVQAGQYDDAEHYFQKEFSKELSPGARQVLHLRYGNFQLYQLKNEDKAIHHFIQGMKIDQESKEKEKMKNKLRKIACIRLSKNEGDAMALHLLAFLQELSGDIRPAEDNSESRLDSGSFPYSASFAEE; encoded by the exons ATGCCTTTCAGAACAGCTGAGAAGCGCTCCGCAATCATGAG TGACAGCACCAGGACGGCCTTGGAGAGCTGCCTACGGCAACTGAAATGCCATTTCACCTGGAACTTGGTGGAGAGAGGGCAGTCCCTGGCCGAGTTTGAAGACGAGGTGTGTAACCCCGCGCAGTATCAGAACCACGAATTCAGAGCCACGGTGTTCAACCTGCGGGCCTACATCGAGCACCGCAGAGGCCGCGGCGAGGCGGCGCTGGAGCACCTGCGGCGGGCGGAGGCGCTGATCCAGCGGGAGCACGCCGAGCAGGCGGGAACCCGCAGTCTGGTCACCTGGGGTAACTACGCCTGGGTCTACTATCACCTGGGCAGACTCGCAGACGCTCAGAGGTATGTCGACAAGGTGAGACGCGTCTGCGAGAAGTTTCGCAGCCCCTACAGAATGGAGAGTGCTGAGCTGGACTTCGAGGAGGGGTGGGCCCGGTTACAGTGTGGAGGGAGGCACAGCGAGAGGGCCAAGGTGTGCTTTGAGAAGGCTCTGGAAAAAGAGCCCAAGAACCCGGAGTTCGCCTCGGGACTGGCCGTCGCGAGCTACCGTCTGGACACCCGGCCGCAGCCTCAGAACCCCGTGGACCCGCTGCGGCGGGCCATCCGGCTGAATCCTGACAACCAGTATGCCAAAGTCCTCTTGGCTCTGAAACTCCAGAagctgaaggaggaaggggaaggagacaggCTGGTGGAGGAGGCGCTGAAGGGCGCGCCCTGTGCCTCAGATGTGCTGTGCGGAGCAGCAGAACTGTATCAGAGAAAGGGCGCGCTGGACAAAGCTGCAGAGCTGCTGACAAAGGCTCTGGAAGGCACGCCCAACGATGCCTACCTGCACTGGAATATCGGCTGCCTCTACAGGACCAAAGTCTTCGAGATGCTGCAGGACGTGGGCAAGAACGAGACCGGGAAAAGGGAGAGGCTGCAGGAAGCCATAGGACAAGCTGTGCACCATTTAAAGAGAGCGGAGGAGGCCGGTGTGAACCTGCCCTGTGTCTTCTCCTACCTGGCCTGCCTCTACGTGCAGGCAGGTCAGTATGACGACGCGGAGCATTACTTCCAGAAAGAATTCAGCAAAGAGCTTTCTCCAGGGGCCAGACAAGTGCTCCATCTCCGCTATGGCAACTTCCAGCTGTACCAGCTGAAGAACGAAGACAAGGCCATCCATCATTTCATACAGGGCATGAAAATCGACCAGgaatcaaaggagaaagaaaagatgaaaaacaagcTGCGAAAAATTGCCTGTATCAGGCTTTCTAAAAACGAAGGTGATGCCATGGCTTTGCACCTCTTGGCGTTTCTTCAGGAGCTGAGTGGAGACATACGTCCAGCAGAGGACAACTCTGAGAGCCGTTTGGACTCTGGAAGCTTCCCCTACTCAGCATCCTTCGCTGAGGAATGA
- the IFIT2 gene encoding interferon-induced protein with tetratricopeptide repeats 2 isoform X2 gives MAAQRDFTDSTRTALESCLRQLKCHFTWNLVERGQSLAEFEDEVCNPAQYQNHEFRATVFNLRAYIEHRRGRGEAALEHLRRAEALIQREHAEQAGTRSLVTWGNYAWVYYHLGRLADAQRYVDKVRRVCEKFRSPYRMESAELDFEEGWARLQCGGRHSERAKVCFEKALEKEPKNPEFASGLAVASYRLDTRPQPQNPVDPLRRAIRLNPDNQYAKVLLALKLQKLKEEGEGDRLVEEALKGAPCASDVLCGAAELYQRKGALDKAAELLTKALEGTPNDAYLHWNIGCLYRTKVFEMLQDVGKNETGKRERLQEAIGQAVHHLKRAEEAGVNLPCVFSYLACLYVQAGQYDDAEHYFQKEFSKELSPGARQVLHLRYGNFQLYQLKNEDKAIHHFIQGMKIDQESKEKEKMKNKLRKIACIRLSKNEGDAMALHLLAFLQELSGDIRPAEDNSESRLDSGSFPYSASFAEE, from the exons ATGGCTGCTCAAAGGGATTTTAC TGACAGCACCAGGACGGCCTTGGAGAGCTGCCTACGGCAACTGAAATGCCATTTCACCTGGAACTTGGTGGAGAGAGGGCAGTCCCTGGCCGAGTTTGAAGACGAGGTGTGTAACCCCGCGCAGTATCAGAACCACGAATTCAGAGCCACGGTGTTCAACCTGCGGGCCTACATCGAGCACCGCAGAGGCCGCGGCGAGGCGGCGCTGGAGCACCTGCGGCGGGCGGAGGCGCTGATCCAGCGGGAGCACGCCGAGCAGGCGGGAACCCGCAGTCTGGTCACCTGGGGTAACTACGCCTGGGTCTACTATCACCTGGGCAGACTCGCAGACGCTCAGAGGTATGTCGACAAGGTGAGACGCGTCTGCGAGAAGTTTCGCAGCCCCTACAGAATGGAGAGTGCTGAGCTGGACTTCGAGGAGGGGTGGGCCCGGTTACAGTGTGGAGGGAGGCACAGCGAGAGGGCCAAGGTGTGCTTTGAGAAGGCTCTGGAAAAAGAGCCCAAGAACCCGGAGTTCGCCTCGGGACTGGCCGTCGCGAGCTACCGTCTGGACACCCGGCCGCAGCCTCAGAACCCCGTGGACCCGCTGCGGCGGGCCATCCGGCTGAATCCTGACAACCAGTATGCCAAAGTCCTCTTGGCTCTGAAACTCCAGAagctgaaggaggaaggggaaggagacaggCTGGTGGAGGAGGCGCTGAAGGGCGCGCCCTGTGCCTCAGATGTGCTGTGCGGAGCAGCAGAACTGTATCAGAGAAAGGGCGCGCTGGACAAAGCTGCAGAGCTGCTGACAAAGGCTCTGGAAGGCACGCCCAACGATGCCTACCTGCACTGGAATATCGGCTGCCTCTACAGGACCAAAGTCTTCGAGATGCTGCAGGACGTGGGCAAGAACGAGACCGGGAAAAGGGAGAGGCTGCAGGAAGCCATAGGACAAGCTGTGCACCATTTAAAGAGAGCGGAGGAGGCCGGTGTGAACCTGCCCTGTGTCTTCTCCTACCTGGCCTGCCTCTACGTGCAGGCAGGTCAGTATGACGACGCGGAGCATTACTTCCAGAAAGAATTCAGCAAAGAGCTTTCTCCAGGGGCCAGACAAGTGCTCCATCTCCGCTATGGCAACTTCCAGCTGTACCAGCTGAAGAACGAAGACAAGGCCATCCATCATTTCATACAGGGCATGAAAATCGACCAGgaatcaaaggagaaagaaaagatgaaaaacaagcTGCGAAAAATTGCCTGTATCAGGCTTTCTAAAAACGAAGGTGATGCCATGGCTTTGCACCTCTTGGCGTTTCTTCAGGAGCTGAGTGGAGACATACGTCCAGCAGAGGACAACTCTGAGAGCCGTTTGGACTCTGGAAGCTTCCCCTACTCAGCATCCTTCGCTGAGGAATGA